One part of the Paramormyrops kingsleyae isolate MSU_618 chromosome 2, PKINGS_0.4, whole genome shotgun sequence genome encodes these proteins:
- the ckap2l gene encoding cytoskeleton-associated protein 2-like: protein MEKDEAPTKLSGREARKQKLMEYLTRKGRQKAPDPRSYLQQNSTNSKKLTDTFVKLPTSIRGKENQSDPPGPKPVVTSARPARGIGRTSLQAASYAASSTRTCTTARRTRHSPADQLAPRPHTVRIPTASHPKTASDSIGNPVSCSARAQSDAQQPLGRPSTSRQPLVRPSTSQQPLGRPSASQQPLGRPSTSQQTVGRPSTSQQTVGRPSTSRQPLGRPSASRQPLGRPSASRQPLGRPSASRQPLGRPSAAPLDRRSQNTAVGRPNTTVMARLRASHAALVTSGPKEATSAPNRTPAVPGSKLSKPDLALGVTGSRPLNGRKAPPKPALPRVRQPPESGPGARPGSRARTTPLAGGRQSGPAKARSGASALHRVVQQAVAGLDRKMCWGVVPPHVDGARNGTLAASRADQVPVTATPWQGRRKLTTAQEERLQKLHEWREAKGISYKRPPMPMKPCRKKEVAPPCYWPTMEKEDEVHRLVSSIDSSLTDCMQLLEEGCPTERVTELLSRLPMAHKFAKYWMCRARILEREGNLEVLPLFEEAVRVVLEPVDELRTLIYEILKKKEDQTLEAETGEQTDLQDEAQEMSGAVPVTPRATSVLIRGAKEGSSVVKYKITATPGAQKCQQQEPMHVDGQELRFFTPVRRSVRIERSARRYPSALREHDPCVASLRDLLADELPEGRESLYIYRENEALGDQVQLQFRSPEAL from the exons ATGGAAAAAGATGAGGCTCCCACTAAGCTTTCTGGACGAG AAGCGCGCAAGCAGAAGCTGATGGAGTACCTCACCAGAAAGGGCAGGCAGAAGGCTCCCGATCCCAG ATCATATCTTCAGCAGAACTCCACTAACTCTAAAAAGCTCACCGACACCTTTGTGAAGCTTCCCACT TCTATCAGGGGAAAGGAGAACCAGTCTGACCCTCCCGGACCGAAGCCAGTTGTGACCTCAGCCCGGCCTGCTAGGGGAATCGGCAGGACTTCGCTTCAGGCTGCATCCTACGCTGCCTCCAGTACCAGGACGTGCACAACAGCACGTCGCACACGGCACAGTCCAGCCGATCAGCTCGCCCCTCGTCCTCACACAGTCAGAATTCCCACTGCGTCCCACCCCAAGACTGCTAGCGACTCGATCGGCAATCCTGTCAGCTGTTCTGCTAGAGCCCAGTCAGACGCCCAGCAGCCCTTGGGGCGCCCGAGCACGTCCAGGCAGCCATTGGTACGCCCAAGCACGTCCCAGCAGCCCTTGGGGCGCCCGAGCGCGTCCCAGCAGCCCTTGGGGCGCCCGAGCACGTCCCAGCAGACCGTGGGGCGCCCGAGCACGTCCCAGCAGACCGTGGGGCGCCCGAGCACGTCCCGGCAGCCATTGGGACGCCCGAGCGCGTCCCGGCAGCCCTTGGGGCGCCCGAGCGCGTCCCGGCAGCCCTTGGGGCGCCCGAGCGCGTCCCGGCAGCCATTGGGGCGCCCCAGCGCGGCCCCCCTGGATAGAAGGTCCCAAAATACTGCAGTTGGACGGCCAAACACCACAGTTATGGCCCGCTTGCGTGCTAGCCATGCTGCTCTGGTGACATCAGGGCCCAAGGAGGCTACCTCGGCACCTAACCGCACCCCTGCTGTCCCTGGCTCCAAACTAAGCAAGCCTGACCTTGCTTTGGGGGTGACAGGGTCGAGACCTTTAAATGGCAGAAAGGCTCCACCTAAACCCGCTCTGCCTCGAGTCCGGCAGCCACCCGAATCGGGTCCGGGTGCCAGACCGGGTTCCAGGGCCAGAACCACGCCCCTGGCAGGGGGACGGCAGTCCGGCCCGGCCAAAGCACGCTCCGGAGCCTCAGCTCTGCACAGAGTGGTGCAGCAGGCAGTGGCTGGGCTGGACAGGAAGATGTGCTGGGGGGTTGTCCCCCCACATGTTGATGGGGCTAGAAACGGGACCCTGGCAGCGAGCAGAGCAGACCAAGTGCCTGTCACTGCTACCCCATGGCAGGGCCGGAGAAAGCTGACCACGGCGCAGGAGGAGAGATT GCAAAAGCTTCATGAGTGGCGAGAGGCAAAGGGCATCTCTTACAAGCGCCCCCCCATGCCTATGAAGCCTTGCAGGAAGAAAGAGGTCGCCCCTCCCTGCTACTGGCCCACCATGGAGAAGGAGGACGAGGTCCACCGCCTTGTCTCCAGCATCGACAGCTCGCTGACAGACTGCATGCAGCTGCTGGAGGAG GGCTGTCCCACGGAGCGTGTGACCGAGCTGCTCTCTCGACTGCCCATGGCTCACAAGTTCGCCAAGTACTGGATGTGCCGGGCGCGGATCCTGGAGCGGGAGGGGAACCTGGAGGTGCTGCCGCTGTTCGAGGAGGCTGTACGCGTGGTGCTGGAG CCTGTAGATGAGCTGCGCACCCTGATATACGAGATACTTAAGAAAAAGGAAGATCAGA CTCTAGAAGCAGAAACTGGAGAACAGACTGATCTGCAGGACGAGGCCCAGGAGATGTCAGGAGCCGTCCCCGTCACACCTCGAGCCACCAGCGTCCTTATTCGGGGGGCCAAAGAGGGCTCCTCTGTGGTGAAGTACAAGATCACAGCTACCCCAGG AGCCCAAAAGTGTCAGCAGCAGGAGCCCATGCATGTGGACGGTCAAGAGCTGAGATTCTTCACCCCGGTACGGCGCTCCGTGCGTATCGAGAGGTCCGCCCGGCGATATCCCTCAGCCCTGCGTGAGCACGACCCTTGTGTGGCCTCCCTCAGGGACCTGCTAGCGGACGAACTCCCTGAGGGCAGAGAGTCTCTCTACATCTACAGAGAGAACGAGGCCCTGGGTGATCAGGTTCAGCTGCAGTTCAGGTCACCCGAAGCTCTGTGA
- the LOC111848552 gene encoding uncharacterized protein isoform X2, which produces MTVVKCGVSLAAAAGAAFIVVPYSVALLAQWLYGWPGYPGPWKYVEALRPWRIYALTRAVLETVKYLKYGRLYCRWKLWYKNIDNHKYYEKGIVFGSRGERLDLYYSPKTDQSEAAGTRAVVFVYGGAWGSGERATYCLLSLQMARELSAAVICPDYSTFPKGNVSHMVQDITECLLWLKENGQKWNIDTESVFLVGHSAGAHLCALTTLFLAEGSHVLGIQEETQRQMFSSIRGVIGLSGVYDIVDHYEYERTRGVEFVSSMHKAMGGVENFHLYSPRRFLQRLSRDKLERLPPFCLIHGTGDVVVPVESSVRFSEALAALSLKVSLYLLPDVQHADVVTDLMAPEGRCYHTVFGCMKQSCLALAGSPSPAAAP; this is translated from the exons AT GACTGTTGTAAAGTGCGGCGTGTCTCTGGCCGCAGCTGCCGGGGCCGCGTTTATCGTTGTTCCTTACAGCGTCGCACTTTTGGCGCAGTGGTTGTACGGCTGGCCCGGGTACCCGGGACCCTGGAAATACGTAGAAGCGCTAAGGCCTTG GCGGATATACGCTTTAACCAGAGCCGTGCTGGAAACTGTGAAGTACCTGAAATACGGCAGACTGTACTGTCGGTGGAAACTGTGGTACAAGAATATCGATAATCATAAATATTACGAAAAA GGGATCGTTTTTGGTTCCCGTGGCGAGAGATTGGATTTGTACTATTCCCCTAAAACGGACCAATCAGAGGCCGCTGGCACCCGCGCCGTTGTGTTTGTGTACGGAGGGGCCTGGGGCTCAGGGGAAAGGGCCACCTACTGCCTGCTGTCCCTGCAGATGGCCAGGGAGCTCAGTGCAGCAGTGATCTGCCCGGATTATTCCACTTTTCCCAAG GGGAATGTCTCCCATATGGTTCAAGATATCACTGAGTGTCTGCTGTGGTTGAAAGAAAATGGACAGAAGTGGAACATTGACACT GAGAGCGTGTTCCTGGTTGGCCATTCTGCCGGCGCTCACCTGTGTGCTCTGACCACGCTTTTCCTGGCTGAGGGCTCACACGTGTTGGGCATTCAGGAGGAGACCCAGAGGCAAATGTTCTCCTCCATCAGGGGAGTCATAG GTCTGAGCGGCGTCTACGACATTGTGGACCACTATGAGTACGAACGGACGCGGGGGGTGGAGTTTGTGTCGTCGATGCACAAGGCCATGGGAGGGGTGGAGAACTTTCATCTTTATTCACCTAGAAGGTTCTTGCAGAGGCTTTCCCGAGACAAACTGGAGAG GCTTCCCCCGTTCTGCCTGATCCACGGCACCGGTGACGTCGTCGTCCCCGTGGAATCCTCCGTCCGCTTCTCGGAGGCCCTGGCCGCGCTCTCGCTGAAGGTGTCCCTCTATCTGCTCCCCGACGTGCAGCACGCCGACGTCGTCACTGACCTTATGGCCCCCGAGGGACGCTGCTACCACACAGTGTTCGGCTGCATGAAGCAGAGCTGTCTGGCCCTTGCAGGAAGCCCCTCCCCCGCTGCTGCCCCTTGA
- the LOC111848564 gene encoding sorting nexin-18-like, protein MMALRAKALYDFDSENPGEISVKKNEELTLHSERDIEGWFEGTNARGVRGLFPASYVEILRTSAGSDNPEAAHGGVAAGSYGASSTSQTPVDQSAKTTPPKLPAHPTSSHHKYQSSDDDWDDDWDESSGGGGAPSVGRHSDGNGPSIYSLSTSAGRGPNAQQGRGSGTVSRNLNRFTTFVKSGGEAFVLGEASGFVKDGDKICVIMGQYGPEWQENPYPFTCAIDDPTKQTKFKGIKSYISYKLTPTNTQSPVYRRYKHFDWLYARLVEKFPVISVPHIPEKQATGRFEEDFISKRRKGLVWWMNHMTSHPILSKCDVFQHFLTCDSSDEKAWKQGKRKAEKDELVGASFFLTISTPPAPLDLQEVEGKIEGFKAFTKKMDESLLHVNGAINEFARKHVTGFKKEYLRVGQSFKSLAQAFEIDQQPFSAGLNHAIAYTAETYEAIGDYFAEQPKHDLDPIIDLITVYQGHLSNYPDIIHVQKGALTKVKESQKHMEDSKMDRSPLEGINERCNIISFATLAEIHHFHQIRVRDFKDQMRHYLQQQISFFQKVTGRLEETLQKFDTA, encoded by the exons ATGATGGCGTTGAGGGCGAAGGCTTTGTACGACTTCGATTCCGAGAACCCGGGGGAGATCTCCGTGAAGAAAAACGAAGAGCTGACTTTACACAGTGAACGAGACATAGAGGGCTGGTTTGAAGGTACGAACGCCAGAGGGGTTCGGGGACTGTTCCCCGCTTCTTATGTGGAGATCCTGAGAACCAGCGCTGGTTCCGACAATCCGGAGGCGGCACACGGCGGTGTCGCTGCGGGAAGCTACGGAGCTTCATCTACCAGCCAGACTCCAGTCGATCAGTCCGCCAAAACCACGCCACCCAAATTACCTGCTCATCCCACCTCATCTCATCATAAGTATCAGTCTAGCGACGACGACTGGGATGATGACTGGGATGAGAGTTCAGGCGGCGGAGGCGCTCCCAGTGTCGGAAGACACAGCGACGGCAATGGACCTTCAATATACAGTCTATCAACTTCAGCGGGCCGGGGTCCGAATGCCCAGCAAGGCAGGGGCTCGGGAACAGTAAGCAGGAACCTCAACAGGTTCACAACCTTTGTGAAATCTGGCGGGGAAGCGTTTGTGCTGGGGGAGGCGTCGGGTTTTGTAAAGGATGGGGACAAGATCTGTGTCATAATGGGACAGTACGGTCCAGAATGGCAGGAAAATCCTTACCCGTTTACCTGCGCTATTGATGATCCAACCAAGCAAACAAAATTCAAGGGGATTAAGAGTTATATCTCATACAAGCTCACACCTACCAACACGCAGAGCCCAGTCTACAGGAGGTACAAACACTTTGACTGGCTGTATGCCAGGTTAGTGGAAAAATTCCCAGTTATCTCTGTTCCCCATATTCCCGAGAAACAAGCCACGGGGAGATTTGAAGAGGATTTTATTTCTAAAAGGAGGAAAGGACTTGTATGGTGGATGAACCATATGACTAGTCACCCCATATTGTCCAAGTGCGACGTCTTCCAGCACTTTCTCACTTGTGATAGCTCCGATGAAAAGGCTTGGAAGCAGGGCAAAAGGAAAGCGGAGAAGGACGAGCTGGTGGGAGCCAGTTTCTTCCTAACGATCAGCACGCCCCCAGCCCCACTCGACCTGCAGGAGGTGGAGGGGAAAATTGAGGGCTTCAAGGCTTTCACGAAAAAGATGGACGAAAGTCTGCTGCACGTCAATGGTGCGATAAATGAATTTGCGAGGAAGCATGTGACGGGGTTCAAAAAGGAGTACCTGAGAGTAGGACAGTCATTCAAATCCCTCGCCCAGGCTTTTGAAATCGACCAGCAGCCCTTCTCTGCTGGCTTAAACCACGCCATCGCCTACACCGCCGAGACCTACGAGGCCATCGGAGATTATTTTGCCGAGCAACCGAAACACGACCTTGACCCCATAATTGATTTGATAACCGTCTACCAGGGACACCTGTCAAATTATCCAGACATCATCCACGTTCAGAAAG GAGCTCTGACCAAGGTGAAGGAGAGCCAGAAGCACATGGAGGACAGCAAGATGGACCGCTCGCCACTGGAGGGAATCAACGAGCGCTGCAACATCATCTCCTTCGCCACGCTCGCCGAGATCCACCACTTCCACCAGATCCGTGTCCGCGACTTCAAGGACCAGATGCGGCACTACCTGCAGCAGCAGATCTCCTTCTTCCAGAAGGTTACTGGCAGGCTAGAAGAGACCCTGCAGAAGTTTGACACAGCTTAG
- the LOC111848552 gene encoding uncharacterized protein isoform X1, translated as MRHFLIFRTVVKCGVSLAAAAGAAFIVVPYSVALLAQWLYGWPGYPGPWKYVEALRPWRIYALTRAVLETVKYLKYGRLYCRWKLWYKNIDNHKYYEKGIVFGSRGERLDLYYSPKTDQSEAAGTRAVVFVYGGAWGSGERATYCLLSLQMARELSAAVICPDYSTFPKGNVSHMVQDITECLLWLKENGQKWNIDTESVFLVGHSAGAHLCALTTLFLAEGSHVLGIQEETQRQMFSSIRGVIGLSGVYDIVDHYEYERTRGVEFVSSMHKAMGGVENFHLYSPRRFLQRLSRDKLERLPPFCLIHGTGDVVVPVESSVRFSEALAALSLKVSLYLLPDVQHADVVTDLMAPEGRCYHTVFGCMKQSCLALAGSPSPAAAP; from the exons ATGCGTCATTTTTTAATCTTTAGGACTGTTGTAAAGTGCGGCGTGTCTCTGGCCGCAGCTGCCGGGGCCGCGTTTATCGTTGTTCCTTACAGCGTCGCACTTTTGGCGCAGTGGTTGTACGGCTGGCCCGGGTACCCGGGACCCTGGAAATACGTAGAAGCGCTAAGGCCTTG GCGGATATACGCTTTAACCAGAGCCGTGCTGGAAACTGTGAAGTACCTGAAATACGGCAGACTGTACTGTCGGTGGAAACTGTGGTACAAGAATATCGATAATCATAAATATTACGAAAAA GGGATCGTTTTTGGTTCCCGTGGCGAGAGATTGGATTTGTACTATTCCCCTAAAACGGACCAATCAGAGGCCGCTGGCACCCGCGCCGTTGTGTTTGTGTACGGAGGGGCCTGGGGCTCAGGGGAAAGGGCCACCTACTGCCTGCTGTCCCTGCAGATGGCCAGGGAGCTCAGTGCAGCAGTGATCTGCCCGGATTATTCCACTTTTCCCAAG GGGAATGTCTCCCATATGGTTCAAGATATCACTGAGTGTCTGCTGTGGTTGAAAGAAAATGGACAGAAGTGGAACATTGACACT GAGAGCGTGTTCCTGGTTGGCCATTCTGCCGGCGCTCACCTGTGTGCTCTGACCACGCTTTTCCTGGCTGAGGGCTCACACGTGTTGGGCATTCAGGAGGAGACCCAGAGGCAAATGTTCTCCTCCATCAGGGGAGTCATAG GTCTGAGCGGCGTCTACGACATTGTGGACCACTATGAGTACGAACGGACGCGGGGGGTGGAGTTTGTGTCGTCGATGCACAAGGCCATGGGAGGGGTGGAGAACTTTCATCTTTATTCACCTAGAAGGTTCTTGCAGAGGCTTTCCCGAGACAAACTGGAGAG GCTTCCCCCGTTCTGCCTGATCCACGGCACCGGTGACGTCGTCGTCCCCGTGGAATCCTCCGTCCGCTTCTCGGAGGCCCTGGCCGCGCTCTCGCTGAAGGTGTCCCTCTATCTGCTCCCCGACGTGCAGCACGCCGACGTCGTCACTGACCTTATGGCCCCCGAGGGACGCTGCTACCACACAGTGTTCGGCTGCATGAAGCAGAGCTGTCTGGCCCTTGCAGGAAGCCCCTCCCCCGCTGCTGCCCCTTGA